The proteins below come from a single Caenibius sp. WL genomic window:
- the pgeF gene encoding peptidoglycan editing factor PgeF produces MAEAVNPLRSSLLQGVAHGFLTREGGVSTGMVAGLNVGRGAGDDGAAVAENRRRAAEAVLPGGRLVTVYQVHSPDCVTVDEPWDEDGARPHADALVTARPGLLLGIVTADCAPVLFADTAAGVVGAAHAGWKGAHGGVIESTVAAMERLGARRRHIAAAVGPCIAQASYEVGEDFRAGFGQAGDAAYFAPGRAGHYQFDLAAYVVGRLRQAGVGSAGALGLDTYGDPARFFSFRRATHLSEENYGRQFSLIGLAG; encoded by the coding sequence TTGGCTGAGGCGGTCAACCCGCTCCGCTCCTCCCTGCTGCAGGGCGTGGCGCATGGCTTCCTGACGCGCGAAGGCGGGGTGTCGACCGGCATGGTCGCCGGGCTCAATGTCGGGCGCGGCGCGGGGGACGATGGCGCGGCAGTGGCGGAAAACCGCCGCCGCGCGGCAGAGGCGGTGCTGCCCGGCGGGCGGCTGGTCACCGTCTATCAGGTCCATTCGCCCGATTGCGTGACTGTGGACGAACCGTGGGATGAAGACGGCGCGCGGCCTCATGCCGATGCCCTGGTAACCGCCCGGCCCGGCCTGCTGCTGGGGATCGTCACCGCCGATTGTGCCCCTGTCCTGTTCGCCGATACGGCGGCGGGCGTCGTCGGGGCGGCCCATGCCGGGTGGAAAGGCGCTCATGGCGGGGTGATCGAATCGACCGTGGCGGCGATGGAGCGGCTGGGCGCGCGGCGCAGGCACATCGCGGCGGCCGTCGGGCCCTGCATCGCGCAGGCAAGCTACGAAGTGGGGGAGGATTTCCGCGCCGGTTTCGGACAGGCTGGCGATGCGGCCTATTTCGCACCGGGCCGGGCCGGGCACTATCAGTTCGATCTGGCAGCCTATGTTGTCGGTCGGTTGCGGCAGGCCGGTGTCGGATCGGCGGGTGCCCTGGGGCTGGACACCTACGGCGATCCGGCGCGTTTCTTCTCTTTCCGCCGCGCGACGCATTTATCCGAGGAAAATTACGGCCGGCAATTTTCGCTGATCGGCCTTGCGGGCTGA